From a region of the Rathayibacter sp. VKM Ac-2804 genome:
- a CDS encoding LacI family DNA-binding transcriptional regulator, protein MARVSIRDVALRAGVSVGTVSNVLNRPDEVSDDSLARVNAAVESLGYVRNDAARKLRNGVSSTVGFVVLDGQNPFFNDVVRGAEDEASRHQIAVLYGNTDEDPSRERQYLDLFEEQQVRGVLIAPYGDISQRLEKLRGRGVPVVLVDRFSGDGRYSSVSVDSVAGGRMAAEHLIATGRRRLAFVGGPFEIRQVTDRLAGARVAVENSDAAVDLEVVATTALTVAQGVAAGARILARPRRDRPDALFAANDLVALGLLQALAVDGRMLVPEEIALIGFDDISFAAAAAVPLSSMRQPSSVIGRTALRVLLEEAADPELIPRQTVFLPELVVRASTRARR, encoded by the coding sequence GTGGCGCGAGTGAGCATCCGCGACGTCGCCCTGCGCGCCGGCGTCTCGGTCGGCACGGTCTCCAACGTGCTCAACCGGCCGGACGAGGTCTCCGACGACTCGCTCGCCCGGGTGAACGCCGCCGTCGAGTCGCTCGGCTACGTGCGCAACGATGCCGCGCGCAAGCTCCGCAACGGCGTGAGCTCGACCGTCGGCTTCGTGGTGCTCGACGGGCAGAACCCGTTCTTCAACGACGTGGTCCGCGGGGCCGAGGACGAGGCGTCCCGCCACCAGATCGCCGTGCTCTACGGCAACACCGATGAGGACCCGTCGCGCGAGCGGCAGTACCTCGACCTCTTCGAGGAGCAGCAGGTGCGCGGTGTGCTGATCGCTCCCTACGGCGACATCTCGCAGCGGCTGGAGAAGCTGCGCGGGCGGGGCGTGCCCGTCGTGCTGGTCGACCGCTTCAGCGGCGACGGCCGCTACAGCTCGGTCTCGGTGGACAGTGTGGCCGGCGGGCGGATGGCGGCCGAGCACCTCATCGCCACCGGGCGGCGCCGGCTCGCCTTCGTGGGCGGGCCGTTCGAGATCCGCCAGGTCACCGACCGGCTCGCCGGCGCGCGGGTCGCGGTCGAGAACAGCGACGCCGCGGTGGACCTCGAGGTGGTCGCGACGACGGCGCTGACCGTCGCGCAGGGGGTCGCCGCCGGGGCGCGCATCCTGGCCCGGCCGCGCCGCGACCGCCCCGACGCGCTCTTCGCGGCCAACGATCTGGTCGCCCTGGGGCTGCTGCAGGCGCTCGCCGTGGACGGGCGGATGCTGGTGCCGGAGGAGATCGCGCTGATCGGCTTCGACGACATCTCGTTCGCCGCGGCCGCCGCCGTGCCGCTGTCCTCGATGCGGCAGCCGAGCTCGGTGATCGGGCGGACGGCGCTGCGCGTGCTGCTGGAGGAGGCGGCGGACCCGGAGCTGATCCCGCGGCAGACGGTGTTCCTGCCGGAGCTGGTGGTGCGGGCGTCGACGCGGGCGCGGCGCTGA
- a CDS encoding sugar phosphate isomerase/epimerase family protein has translation MSADPRLSLNQATIKRASLAEALDTTAGAGMSAIGLWREPVAEVGLAEAVRLVADSGLRVSSLCRGGFFTAPEGPERRAAIDENRRAIEETAALGAPALVLVAGGLPTGSRDVIGARARVQEALAELTDDAAAAGVQLAIEPLHPMYASDRAVVSTLGQALDLAAPFDAAAVGVVVDTFHLWWDPQVLAQIARAGAEGRIASYQVCDWATPLPADVLLARRYPGEGVIDFASLTRAVVEAGYTGDVEVEIFHQEVWDTSYPEVAERVVASFGGTVSPHLKSAHL, from the coding sequence GTGAGCGCCGACCCGCGCCTCTCGCTCAACCAGGCCACCATCAAGCGCGCCTCGCTCGCCGAGGCGCTCGACACCACGGCCGGCGCGGGCATGTCCGCGATCGGCCTCTGGCGCGAGCCGGTCGCCGAGGTCGGGCTGGCGGAGGCCGTGCGCCTCGTCGCCGACTCGGGGCTGCGCGTCTCCTCCCTCTGCCGCGGCGGCTTCTTCACGGCGCCCGAAGGGCCGGAGCGGCGGGCGGCGATCGACGAGAACCGCCGCGCGATCGAGGAGACCGCCGCGCTCGGCGCACCCGCGCTCGTGCTCGTCGCCGGCGGGCTGCCGACCGGCTCGCGCGATGTGATCGGCGCTCGCGCCCGCGTGCAGGAGGCGCTGGCCGAGCTCACGGACGACGCCGCGGCGGCGGGCGTGCAGCTCGCCATCGAGCCGCTGCACCCGATGTACGCGTCCGACCGCGCCGTCGTCTCGACGCTCGGCCAGGCGCTCGATCTCGCCGCGCCGTTCGACGCGGCCGCGGTCGGCGTCGTCGTGGACACCTTCCACCTCTGGTGGGACCCGCAGGTCCTCGCGCAGATCGCCCGGGCCGGAGCCGAGGGCCGGATCGCGAGCTATCAGGTCTGCGACTGGGCGACCCCGCTGCCGGCCGACGTGCTGCTCGCCCGCCGCTACCCGGGAGAGGGTGTCATCGACTTCGCCTCGCTGACCCGCGCGGTCGTCGAGGCGGGGTACACCGGCGACGTCGAGGTCGAGATCTTCCACCAGGAGGTCTGGGACACGTCGTACCCCGAGGTGGCGGAGCGCGTGGTCGCGTCGTTCGGCGGGACCGTCTCGCCGCACCTGAAGTCGGCGCACCTCTGA
- a CDS encoding oxidoreductase — MTSWSAADIPDQTGRTFVVTGANSGLGEATARALAEHGAHVVLACRTVEKGERAAERMGGDVVVRRLDLADLSSVREFAEATGPIDVLVNNAGIMAVPEGRTADGFELQFGTNFLGPFALTGLLLPRIADRVVSLSSLAHRFGTLDFDDLNWERRRYSPWPAYGQSKLADLVFAFELHRRLRRAGSSVGSMAAHPGMSVTELHTHATAGQGALMGTLMRTVGQSGDDGALPTLLAATSPDARSGAYYGPGGLGEVRGAPRQVNPNRAARDRDRARRLWDRAVELTGVSPLDAS, encoded by the coding sequence ATGACCTCCTGGAGCGCCGCAGACATCCCCGACCAGACCGGCAGGACGTTCGTCGTCACCGGTGCGAACAGCGGACTGGGGGAGGCGACCGCGCGGGCGCTCGCCGAGCACGGCGCCCACGTCGTCCTCGCCTGCCGGACCGTCGAGAAGGGCGAGCGGGCGGCCGAGCGGATGGGCGGCGATGTCGTCGTCCGGCGACTCGACCTCGCCGACCTCTCCTCGGTGCGCGAGTTCGCCGAGGCGACCGGGCCGATCGACGTGCTCGTCAACAACGCCGGCATCATGGCGGTGCCGGAGGGGCGCACGGCGGACGGCTTCGAGCTGCAGTTCGGCACCAACTTCCTCGGGCCGTTCGCGCTGACCGGGCTGCTGCTGCCGCGGATCGCCGACCGGGTGGTGTCGCTCTCGAGCCTCGCGCACCGCTTCGGCACCCTCGACTTCGACGACCTGAACTGGGAGCGCCGCCGCTACAGCCCGTGGCCGGCCTACGGGCAGTCGAAGCTGGCCGACCTGGTCTTCGCGTTCGAGCTGCACCGGCGCCTGCGCCGGGCGGGCTCGAGCGTCGGCTCGATGGCCGCGCACCCCGGCATGTCGGTGACCGAGCTGCACACCCACGCGACGGCGGGACAGGGCGCGCTGATGGGCACCCTGATGCGCACGGTCGGGCAGAGCGGTGACGACGGCGCGCTGCCGACGCTGCTCGCGGCGACCTCGCCCGACGCCCGCTCCGGCGCCTACTACGGACCGGGCGGCCTCGGCGAGGTCCGTGGGGCGCCGCGCCAGGTGAATCCGAACCGCGCGGCCCGCGACCGCGACCGCGCGCGCCGGCTCTGGGACCGCGCCGTCGAGCTGACGGGGGTGTCGCCGCTCGACGCGAGCTGA
- a CDS encoding DUF993 family protein has translation MTGLTLLGADGVTRSIELLPAPAHTRPTAPLRSRTAYAAAHVVPLVHGENRPGHPAQIDWDATLGFRHHVWSWGLGVADAMDTAQRNMGLDWTATQELIRRSAAEAASVGGALVVGINTDQLTDDVVPLATVIDAYVEQLAFAEDAGAEVVLMASRHLARAAESAADYESVYAAVLARATKPVVLHWLGTAFDSVLEGYFGAADPVDAFPVVRRIIEDNLDSVRGIKMSLLDADAEIALRSRLPEGATLFTGDDFNYVGLIEGAPDADGTPRWSDALLGAFAALAPSASAAIQALDAGDVAEYRRVLAPTEALSRQVFAAPTQYYKTGVAFLSWLNGHQPAFSMVGGLHSARSLPHLSEIVRLANASGALERPELAADRWTGLLALNGVEVTRGVEALHLVEAVHA, from the coding sequence GTGACCGGGCTGACCCTCCTCGGCGCCGACGGCGTGACCCGCTCGATCGAGCTGCTGCCCGCGCCCGCGCACACGAGGCCGACCGCGCCGCTGCGCTCGCGCACCGCCTACGCCGCCGCGCACGTCGTGCCGCTCGTGCACGGCGAGAACCGTCCCGGCCACCCGGCCCAGATCGACTGGGACGCCACGCTCGGCTTCCGCCACCACGTCTGGTCCTGGGGCCTCGGCGTCGCCGACGCGATGGACACCGCGCAGCGCAACATGGGCCTGGACTGGACGGCGACGCAGGAGCTGATCCGCCGCAGCGCGGCCGAGGCCGCCTCGGTCGGCGGGGCGCTCGTGGTCGGGATCAACACCGACCAGCTCACCGACGACGTGGTTCCGCTCGCCACCGTCATCGACGCCTACGTCGAGCAGCTCGCCTTCGCCGAGGACGCGGGGGCGGAGGTCGTGCTGATGGCCAGCCGCCACCTCGCCCGCGCCGCGGAGTCGGCCGCCGACTACGAGAGCGTCTACGCCGCCGTGCTCGCGCGCGCCACGAAGCCGGTCGTCCTGCACTGGCTCGGCACTGCGTTCGACAGCGTGCTCGAGGGCTACTTCGGCGCGGCCGACCCGGTGGACGCGTTCCCGGTCGTGCGGCGGATCATCGAGGACAACCTCGACTCGGTGCGCGGCATCAAGATGTCGCTCCTGGACGCGGATGCCGAGATCGCGCTGCGCTCGCGGCTGCCCGAGGGCGCGACCCTCTTCACGGGCGACGACTTCAACTACGTCGGCCTCATCGAGGGCGCTCCGGACGCCGACGGCACGCCGCGCTGGTCGGACGCCCTGCTCGGCGCCTTCGCCGCGCTGGCGCCGAGCGCCTCCGCCGCGATCCAGGCGCTGGACGCCGGCGACGTCGCCGAGTACCGCCGCGTGCTGGCCCCGACCGAGGCGCTCTCGCGCCAGGTCTTCGCCGCGCCGACGCAGTACTACAAGACCGGCGTCGCCTTCCTCTCCTGGCTGAACGGCCACCAGCCGGCCTTCTCGATGGTGGGCGGTCTGCACTCCGCGCGCTCGCTGCCGCACCTGTCCGAGATCGTCCGGCTCGCGAACGCGTCCGGCGCGCTGGAGCGGCCGGAGCTCGCGGCCGACCGCTGGACCGGGCTGCTCGCGCTGAACGGCGTCGAGGTGACCCGCGGCGTCGAGGCGCTGCACCTGGTCGAGGCGGTGCACGCGTGA
- a CDS encoding Gfo/Idh/MocA family oxidoreductase — protein MGYRQHLVRSILAIREQGGVLLSDGTRVQVEPLLVGRSEAKLAELAGKHGLTNWTTDLDAALADPKWQVYADFLVTKARVPAIKKAIAAGKHIYTEKPTAESYAEALEIAELAKEAGIKNGVVHDKLYLPGLQKLKRLIDSGFFGRILSVRGEFGYWVFEGDWQAAQRPSWNYRSEDGGGIIVDMFPHWNYVLENLFGPIEGVYAKATTHIETRVDENGAPYTATADDAAYAIFDLAGGITAQLNSSWAVRVDRKELVEFQVDGTLGSAVVGLFGAKIQPRVATPKPTWNPDLPETHDYAEDWQELPVNDVFENGFKTQWEQFIRHVVEDAPHEYDFFAGARGVRLAELGLESSRDGRRIDVAALDAAADAEALAQAGAVQ, from the coding sequence ATGGGCTACCGCCAGCACCTCGTCCGCTCGATCCTGGCGATCCGCGAGCAGGGCGGCGTGCTGCTCTCCGACGGCACCCGCGTGCAGGTCGAGCCGCTGCTGGTCGGCCGCTCCGAGGCGAAGCTCGCCGAGCTGGCCGGCAAGCACGGCCTGACGAACTGGACGACGGACCTCGACGCCGCGCTCGCCGACCCGAAGTGGCAGGTGTACGCCGACTTCCTCGTGACGAAGGCGCGCGTCCCCGCGATCAAGAAGGCGATCGCCGCGGGCAAGCACATCTACACCGAGAAGCCCACCGCGGAGTCCTACGCCGAGGCGCTCGAGATCGCCGAGCTGGCCAAGGAGGCCGGCATCAAGAACGGCGTCGTGCACGACAAGCTCTACCTGCCGGGCCTCCAGAAGCTCAAGCGCCTGATCGACTCCGGCTTCTTCGGCCGCATCCTCAGCGTGCGCGGCGAGTTCGGCTACTGGGTCTTCGAGGGCGACTGGCAGGCCGCCCAGCGCCCGAGCTGGAACTACCGCAGCGAGGACGGCGGCGGCATCATCGTCGACATGTTCCCGCACTGGAACTACGTGCTCGAGAACCTCTTCGGACCGATCGAGGGCGTCTACGCCAAGGCGACCACCCACATCGAGACCCGCGTCGACGAGAACGGCGCGCCATACACGGCGACGGCCGACGACGCCGCCTACGCGATCTTCGACCTCGCCGGCGGCATCACCGCCCAGCTCAACTCCTCCTGGGCGGTGCGCGTCGACCGCAAGGAGCTCGTCGAGTTCCAGGTCGACGGCACCCTCGGCTCGGCCGTCGTCGGCCTGTTCGGCGCCAAGATCCAGCCGCGCGTCGCCACGCCCAAGCCCACGTGGAACCCGGACCTGCCCGAGACCCACGACTACGCCGAGGACTGGCAGGAGCTGCCCGTCAACGACGTGTTCGAGAACGGCTTCAAGACCCAGTGGGAGCAGTTCATCCGCCACGTGGTCGAGGACGCTCCGCACGAGTACGACTTCTTCGCCGGAGCCCGCGGCGTGCGCCTGGCCGAGCTCGGCCTGGAGTCCTCGCGCGACGGGCGCCGGATCGACGTCGCCGCCCTCGACGCCGCTGCGGACGCCGAGGCGCTCGCGCAGGCGGGCGCCGTCCAGTGA
- a CDS encoding beta-galactosidase has protein sequence MTEARQDTVTAASVRHLPWAAERREPAMSNTVDRHDRWRLTSRSVLRDGRPFVPVSGELHCSRVPRARWEERLRLMRASGVTVVAFYTIWIHHEEVRGARRFDGDLDVGAFVDLCAEVGLDVVLRVGPWCHGEVRNGGFPDWVQDADVRHRTDDPRYLALVRDWFGALGGELASRCGPGSNVVAIQLENEIYDQPEHIRTLKGLAREAGLTAPIWTSTGWGGADLPLDEVLPLFGGYADGFWVESDSPWDTTFRDHFFFSHQWDDPGIGADVRGATDAVTPRAPSLDYPPATCELGGGMATAYHRRPAVQPLDIAAVAHTKIGNGSAWQGYYMYAGGTNPRGVTVDGLQESQATGYPNDLPRFDYDFRAPIGASGRPSPTLALLRRQHAFLEAFGERLAEMPSTLPDELPSSQQDTDTLRWALRSDGTSGFVFVTWHQPHEPLPEHPGVLLEVGLDDETVRFPSVSTAVPAGTLAVWPVGLTVGGVRLDWATATPLTLLDGAEPTLVLVAARGVTAELAFAEGAELEVDGVRQDGRILRLDVDEPVLVRARGAGGACSVLILSAEAGDEASVLVEAGRRRLVLSEDPVWTDGSGRIAGDLRHGSRPPRAWDVERQRFVPVPGSAASPRGAVEVGVALVREGAGVPASYGESAGRASAPRDADFAAAAVHRLDVPALDSRARRRELEIHWAGDVARILVGGEVVADQFWDGGPWVLDLDELGAGAVGAGEILLEILPMSPEARIGLTGSAEERRRRDASPLLELGPVTVAHWYRWTED, from the coding sequence ATGACCGAAGCACGCCAGGACACCGTCACCGCCGCGTCGGTGCGGCACCTCCCGTGGGCCGCCGAGCGCCGGGAGCCCGCGATGAGCAACACGGTCGACCGCCACGACCGCTGGCGGCTGACCAGCCGCTCCGTGCTGCGCGACGGCCGGCCGTTCGTCCCGGTGTCGGGCGAGCTGCACTGCAGCCGCGTGCCGCGGGCGCGGTGGGAGGAGCGGCTGCGGCTGATGCGCGCGAGCGGCGTCACCGTCGTGGCGTTCTACACGATCTGGATCCACCACGAGGAGGTCCGCGGCGCCCGTCGCTTCGACGGGGACCTCGACGTCGGCGCGTTCGTCGACCTGTGCGCCGAGGTCGGGCTGGACGTCGTGCTGCGCGTGGGGCCGTGGTGCCACGGCGAGGTCCGCAACGGCGGGTTCCCCGACTGGGTGCAGGACGCCGACGTGCGGCACCGGACCGACGATCCCCGCTACCTGGCGCTCGTCCGGGACTGGTTCGGCGCCCTCGGCGGCGAGCTGGCCTCGCGCTGCGGGCCCGGCAGCAACGTCGTCGCGATCCAGCTCGAGAACGAGATCTACGACCAGCCCGAGCACATCCGGACGCTGAAGGGCCTGGCCCGCGAGGCGGGACTGACCGCGCCGATCTGGACGTCGACCGGCTGGGGCGGCGCGGACCTCCCGCTGGACGAGGTCCTGCCGCTCTTCGGCGGCTACGCCGACGGCTTCTGGGTCGAGTCGGACTCGCCGTGGGACACCACCTTCCGCGACCACTTCTTCTTCAGCCACCAGTGGGACGACCCGGGGATCGGCGCGGACGTCCGCGGTGCGACCGACGCGGTGACGCCCCGCGCCCCCTCGCTCGACTACCCGCCGGCGACCTGCGAGCTCGGCGGCGGCATGGCCACCGCCTACCACCGGCGCCCGGCCGTGCAGCCGCTCGACATCGCGGCGGTCGCGCACACCAAGATCGGCAACGGCTCGGCCTGGCAGGGGTACTACATGTACGCCGGCGGGACGAACCCGCGTGGAGTGACGGTCGACGGGCTGCAGGAGTCGCAGGCCACCGGCTACCCGAACGACCTGCCGCGGTTCGACTACGACTTCCGCGCGCCGATCGGCGCGAGCGGGCGGCCGTCGCCGACGCTCGCGCTGCTGCGGCGCCAGCACGCCTTCCTCGAGGCGTTCGGCGAGCGGCTCGCGGAGATGCCGTCGACGCTGCCGGACGAGCTGCCCTCGAGCCAGCAGGACACGGACACCCTGCGCTGGGCGCTGCGCAGCGACGGGACGAGCGGCTTCGTGTTCGTCACCTGGCACCAGCCGCACGAGCCGCTGCCGGAGCACCCGGGTGTGCTGCTCGAGGTCGGCCTGGACGACGAGACCGTGCGGTTCCCCTCCGTGAGCACTGCGGTGCCGGCGGGGACGCTGGCGGTCTGGCCGGTCGGCCTGACGGTCGGCGGGGTGCGGCTGGACTGGGCGACCGCGACGCCGCTGACGCTCCTCGACGGGGCGGAGCCGACGCTGGTGCTGGTCGCGGCGCGCGGCGTCACCGCGGAGCTGGCCTTCGCCGAGGGCGCGGAGCTCGAGGTCGACGGCGTGCGGCAGGACGGGCGGATCCTCCGGCTCGACGTCGACGAGCCGGTGCTGGTGCGGGCGCGCGGCGCGGGCGGAGCGTGCTCGGTGCTGATCCTGTCCGCGGAGGCGGGCGATGAGGCGTCGGTGCTCGTCGAGGCCGGGCGCCGCCGCCTCGTCCTCTCCGAGGATCCGGTCTGGACGGACGGCTCGGGCCGGATCGCCGGCGACCTGCGGCACGGCAGCCGTCCGCCGCGCGCCTGGGACGTCGAGCGGCAGCGCTTCGTCCCCGTTCCCGGATCCGCCGCATCACCGCGGGGCGCGGTCGAGGTCGGCGTCGCGCTGGTCCGCGAGGGTGCCGGCGTGCCCGCCTCCTACGGCGAGTCCGCGGGGCGCGCCTCCGCGCCGCGGGACGCCGACTTCGCCGCCGCGGCGGTCCACCGGCTCGACGTCCCCGCACTCGATTCCCGTGCTCGGCGCCGGGAGCTCGAGATCCACTGGGCAGGCGACGTCGCGCGGATCCTCGTCGGGGGCGAGGTCGTGGCCGATCAGTTCTGGGACGGCGGGCCGTGGGTCCTCGACCTCGACGAGCTGGGCGCCGGGGCGGTCGGAGCGGGAGAGATCCTGCTGGAGATCCTGCCGATGTCGCCCGAGGCGCGGATCGGCCTGACCGGGAGCGCGGAGGAGCGCCGGCGCCGCGACGCGTCTCCTCTCCTCGAGCTCGGCCCGGTCACGGTGGCGCACTGGTACCGCTGGACCGAGGACTGA
- a CDS encoding LacI family DNA-binding transcriptional regulator, with product MAARRTTAAATLHDVARAAGVSLATASRVLNGSARKVQGEYRERVEAAAAELGYSANPAAQAVARGTTSTIALLVSDITDPYFSGIASGVIGAADAARLDVRIAVTDRDPDKELGLVRSLRGGRPRAIVLAGSRFAADRHRDALIAELQAYEASGGRVAMISQGGLPFPSVQVDNRAGARALAAALAEAGYRRCAIVRGPEAVLTSSDRVAGFLEGLAAAGVSVDPSLIVEAPLTRDGAFDAAAALLAGLSADIDLVFAVTDLMAVGVASAMRAAGVEPGAGMGVAGFDDAPIAEDVHPGLTTVAVPLAALGERAVAAALGDEADGASVELPTRVVLRASTPRRTAASSPVE from the coding sequence GTGGCAGCACGACGAACGACCGCCGCCGCGACGCTGCACGACGTCGCCCGTGCGGCGGGGGTGTCCCTGGCCACCGCGTCGCGCGTGCTCAACGGCAGTGCCCGCAAGGTGCAGGGGGAGTACCGCGAGCGGGTCGAGGCGGCCGCGGCCGAGCTGGGCTACTCCGCGAACCCGGCGGCGCAGGCCGTCGCGCGGGGGACCACCTCGACGATCGCGCTGCTCGTCAGCGACATCACCGACCCCTACTTCTCGGGCATCGCGTCCGGCGTCATCGGCGCCGCCGACGCGGCGCGGCTGGACGTGCGCATCGCCGTCACCGACCGCGACCCGGACAAGGAGCTCGGCCTGGTGCGCTCGCTCCGCGGCGGGCGGCCGCGGGCCATCGTGCTCGCCGGCAGCCGCTTCGCCGCCGACCGCCACCGCGACGCGCTGATCGCCGAGCTGCAGGCCTACGAGGCGTCCGGCGGGCGGGTCGCCATGATCAGCCAGGGCGGGCTGCCGTTCCCCTCGGTGCAGGTGGACAACCGCGCGGGAGCCCGGGCGCTCGCCGCGGCGCTCGCCGAGGCCGGCTACCGGCGCTGCGCGATCGTGCGCGGTCCGGAGGCGGTGCTCACGTCGTCGGACCGGGTCGCGGGATTCCTCGAGGGGCTGGCTGCGGCCGGTGTGAGCGTCGATCCGAGTCTCATCGTCGAGGCGCCGCTCACCCGGGACGGCGCGTTCGACGCGGCCGCCGCGCTGCTGGCCGGGCTCTCCGCTGACATCGACCTCGTCTTCGCCGTCACCGACCTGATGGCCGTCGGCGTCGCCTCCGCGATGCGCGCGGCCGGGGTCGAGCCCGGCGCGGGCATGGGCGTCGCGGGCTTCGACGACGCGCCCATCGCGGAGGACGTGCACCCCGGGCTGACCACGGTCGCCGTGCCGCTGGCCGCGCTCGGCGAGCGGGCGGTCGCCGCGGCCCTCGGCGACGAGGCCGACGGCGCGTCCGTCGAGCTGCCGACCCGCGTCGTGCTGCGGGCGAGCACCCCGCGGCGGACCGCGGCTTCTTCGCCGGTCGAGTAG
- a CDS encoding HNH endonuclease signature motif containing protein, translating into MTEDETAAALAEVRDCFDDSAAAERAASPTRLRAAERLHRGYRVALTVPQAFARGATRSETRDLVERSVRAEMAAAIGLSEQEVSRRLETAQLLMEHLPLTRALLRDGRILWDACEAICRTASSLPEASRSALDERAADGALTMTTTQLRRALSRWREELHEDPLAARHARAREDRAVWVTPDVDGMATLCVYGSAPAVSGAHDRLRRIARTLRDEGDPRTLQQLSADAAMDLLCDGDIAGTTPNGEHRPDPTFVPGVRAEVRLTLAASTAVGLDDAPADLDGYGPVPAAIARELIRTAASFTRVLTDSDTGAVVSVGRTWRVPPAQMRLHLQLRDQTCRFPGCTRTASTSEADHTLEWRNGGETSLENLVMLCTSHHHVRHGEQWSYDRVDDHGTLEWTSPTGRRISDRPPPLPGRPPERPPGPRFDNVPAPF; encoded by the coding sequence ATGACAGAGGATGAGACGGCAGCGGCACTCGCGGAGGTGCGCGACTGCTTCGACGATTCCGCCGCAGCCGAGCGCGCCGCCTCGCCGACGCGCCTGAGGGCGGCGGAGCGACTGCACCGCGGCTACCGCGTCGCGCTCACCGTCCCGCAGGCGTTCGCCCGCGGCGCGACCCGGAGCGAGACCCGCGACCTCGTCGAGCGCTCGGTCCGAGCCGAGATGGCGGCCGCGATCGGCCTGTCCGAGCAGGAGGTCTCCCGCCGCCTCGAGACCGCCCAGCTGCTGATGGAGCACCTGCCGCTCACCCGCGCACTGCTGCGCGACGGCCGGATCCTCTGGGATGCCTGCGAAGCGATCTGCAGGACCGCGAGCAGCCTCCCGGAAGCCTCCCGCTCCGCACTCGACGAGCGCGCAGCGGACGGGGCTCTCACGATGACGACGACGCAGCTGCGCCGAGCCCTCAGCCGCTGGCGGGAGGAGCTGCACGAGGATCCTCTCGCCGCGCGGCACGCCCGCGCCCGCGAGGACCGCGCCGTGTGGGTGACCCCGGACGTCGACGGGATGGCGACGCTCTGTGTGTACGGGTCGGCGCCTGCCGTCTCCGGCGCCCACGACCGCCTGCGCCGCATCGCCCGCACTCTCCGCGACGAGGGCGATCCCCGGACGCTCCAGCAGCTGAGTGCCGACGCGGCGATGGATCTGCTCTGCGACGGGGACATCGCCGGCACCACGCCGAACGGCGAGCACCGGCCCGACCCGACGTTCGTCCCCGGCGTCCGCGCGGAGGTGCGGCTCACCCTCGCGGCGTCCACCGCCGTCGGTCTCGATGACGCCCCTGCGGACCTCGACGGCTACGGCCCGGTGCCCGCGGCGATCGCGCGCGAGCTGATCCGCACGGCTGCGTCCTTCACCCGGGTGCTCACCGACTCCGACACCGGGGCAGTCGTCTCGGTCGGCCGCACCTGGCGCGTCCCGCCCGCGCAGATGCGCCTGCACCTCCAGCTGCGGGATCAGACCTGCCGCTTCCCCGGTTGCACCCGGACTGCCTCGACCAGCGAGGCCGACCACACCCTCGAGTGGCGCAACGGCGGTGAAACGTCTCTCGAGAACCTCGTCATGCTCTGCACGAGCCACCACCACGTCCGGCACGGGGAGCAGTGGAGCTACGACCGGGTCGACGACCACGGGACGCTCGAGTGGACGAGCCCGACCGGACGGCGGATCAGCGACCGACCACCCCCACTGCCCGGGCGGCCGCCGGAACGGCCGCCGGGGCCGCGCTTCGACAACGTGCCCGCACCGTTCTGA